The following coding sequences are from one Neurospora crassa OR74A linkage group I, whole genome shotgun sequence window:
- a CDS encoding nipsnap family protein, with the protein MLSRRALRALRPPCGVVRPFSTTPTILSKTPSLADIKPNGVEAFNAKQKLFREQLAEQKRQQEAKAAQLAAAEAAAHEPPRKAGPLTNLIYGTKEGRELDARLEASFSQVLARGKYVHSITFDQVKPECVDEYVGLVGEWYPKWAQDPENRVHLVGSWRGEVGDVDTFVHIWEYQRYTGLHSSLSSLSSHPSNAYPSFSKRLAPLLSKRHTSLMQEFSFWPTTPPRQLGGIFELRSYTLHPGNLLEWETHWRRGLKARREVMEGVGAWFVQIGDLNTVHHLWQFADLEERRRQREESWAIKGWAETVHKTVPLIQTMKSRILVPMPWSPVA; encoded by the exons ATGCTATCACGACGCGCCCTCCGCGCCCTGCGCCCCCCATGCGGCGTCGTCCGGCCCTTTTCCACCACTCCCACGATCCTCTCCAAAACCCCCTCTCTAGCCGACATCAAGCCCAACGGAGTCGAAGCCTTCAACGCCAAACAAAAGTTGTTTCGTGAGCAGCTAGCAGAGCAAAAGCGACAACAGGAAGCCA AAGCAGCCCAACTCGCCGCCGCTGAAGCCGCCGCCCACGAACCTCCTCGCAAAGCTGGTCCCCTTACGAACTTGATCTACGGCaccaaagaaggaagggaactGGATGCCCGTCTCGAAGCGAGTTTCAGCCAGGTGCTAGCGCGCGGCAAGTACGTGCACAGCATCACGTTTGACCAAGTCAAGCCTGAATGCGTGGATGAGTACGTGGGGTTAGTGGGCGAGTGGTACCCGAAGTGGGCGCAGGATCCGGAGAATCGAGTGCATTTGGTGGGGAGTTGGCGGGGGGAGGTGGGGGATGTTGATACGTTTG TCCACATCTGGGAATACCAGCGCTACACAGGCCTGCACTCCTCTCTCTCGTCTCTCAGCTCCCACCCCTCCAACGCCTacccttccttctccaaacGGCTCGCTCCCCTCCTTTCCAAGCGACACACCTCCCTAATGCAAGAATTCTCTTTCTGGCCTACCACACCCCCACGTCAACTAGGCGGTATTTTCGAGTTGCGCTCCTACACTTTACACCCGGGGAACTTGCTCGAGTGGGAGACGCACTGGCGGAGAGGATTAAAGGCTAGAAGGGAAGTCATGGAAGGAGTGGGGGCTTGGTTCGTGCAGATTGGCGACCTGAATACGGTGCATCACTTGTGGCAATTTGCCGACCTCGAGGAACGAAGAAggcagagggaggagagtTGGGCGATTAAAGGGTGGGCGGAGACGGTGCATAAGACTGTGCCGCTGATTCAGACGATGAAGAGCCGGATTTTGGTGCCCATGCCTTGGAGTCCTGTTGCGTGA
- a CDS encoding exo-beta-1,3-glucanase, whose amino-acid sequence MRLKVIVLAALASVASAAYWMEEIQHQGVASFNPDKSYHVFRNVKDYGAKGDGVTDDTIAINNAISSGDRCGGGPFCNGTTTTPAVVYFPAGTYLITTNIINYYYTQIIGDPTSMPVIKGSPDFQSYGGIGLIDSDPYLNSGTLQFRATNVFFRQIRNLIFDTTDVPGTVAGLHWPSSQATSIQNCVFKLSSRPEDDHTGIFIEEGSGGMLADLVFYGGKQGAQFGNQQYTMRNLTFYGSKTAIMQLWNWGWTYKSLNIYDCEVGINMSSNAVGSVTLLDSRFVNVQTAMTTFRGATSINSTGSLVIENVDYINVPIVLQGPEGPILLGNPSGLVHDAGYARGNTYTPNGPREYEDRDQAYFPQPTTLKQDGKFYERSKPQYETYPTWAFLSARSYGAAGDGVTDDTAALNHLFQTAGHTLGSVAYLDAGYYKVTDTVHIPGGVRVVGEAMAAVILGAGPKFSDINNPQPVLQIGNMGEAGYVEVSDIIVSTQGGTAGAVLIQYNLNSPAGSSSTLAEMPPSGLWDVHTRIGGFAGSNLQLTDCPKTPGAVVHADVNCIAAWLSFHVTKGAGNLYMENNWFWVADHDIEDFNNTQISIFAGRGVLIEGERVWLVGTASEHHTLYQYQLLNATDVFMGQAQTETPYYQPNPPAPLPFTRIDTTLGDPDFHTDCQSVQYGANTTINSDGSLTLGGNPKCEMAWGLRILGSQNVVVFGAGLYSFFNNYNVDCSTLRSGENCQARIFWAGPLNLGSGFSTSVPPREAESGKTGKFVMSSKPPSHRNKTSGSSGNAADPWVQIYNLNTVGSVSMITRDGKDLAGWNQNLATFANTLALFHY is encoded by the exons ATGCGGCTCAAGGTCATCGTGCTCGCCGCTTTGGCTTCAGTCGCTAGTGCGGCCTACTGGATGGAGGAGATCCAGCACCAGGGCGTTGCCTCCTTCAACCCCGACAAGTCCTACCACGTCTTCCGCAATGTCAAGGACTACGGCGCCAAGGGAGACGGTGTCACTGACGacaccatcgccatcaacAACGCCATCAGCTCCGGCGACCGTTGCGGTGGCGGTCCCTTCTGCAACGGAACCACCACTACCCCTGCTGTCGTCTACTTCCCTGCCGGCACCTACCTCATCACtaccaacatcatcaactactactatacccAGATCATTGGCGATCCCACCTCCATGCCTGTCATCAAGGGCAGCCCCGACTTCCAGTCCTACGGCGGCATTGGCTTGATCGACTCGGACCCGTACCTGAACAGCGGCA CCCTTCAGTTCAGAGCCACCAATGTCTTCTTTCGTCAAATCCGTAACCTCATCTTTGACACCACCGATGTCCCGGGTACCGTTGCTGGCCTTCATTGGCCCTCATCCCAAGCTACTTCCATTCAGAACTGCGTCTTCAAGCTATCCTCCCGACCCGAGGATGATCACACCGGCATCTTCATAGAGGAAGGTAGCGGTGGCATGCTGGCGGACCTGGTCTTCTACGGAGGTAAACAGGGCGCCCAGTTCGGCAATCAGCAGTACACGATGCGCAACCTCACCTTCTACGGCTCCAAGACAGCCATCATGCAGCTGTGGAACTGGGGTTGGACGTACAAGTCCCTCAACATCTACGATTGCGAGGTCGGCATTAACATGTCGAGCAACGCCGTTGGCTCCGTCACCCTTTTGGACAGCAGGTTCGTCAACGTTCAGACGGCCATGACTACATTCCGTGGGGCCACCAGCATCAACTCGACAGGCTCTCTTGTCATTGAGAATGTGGACTACATCAATGTTCCCATCGTTCTTCAGGGCCCGGAAGGCCCTATTCTCCTGGGCAATCCTTCGGGACTGGTTCATGATGCAGGTTACGCAAGG GGCAACACCTACACCCCCAATGGACCGCGCGAGTACGAGGACCGCGATCAGGCTTACTTCCCTCAACCCACGACCCTCAAGCAAGACGGCAAATTTTACGAGCGCTCCAAACCTCAGTATGAAACTTACCCGACTTGGGCCTTTCTCTCCGCCCGATCCTACGGTGCTGCTGGAGATGGAGTCACCGATGATACCGCAGCTCTGAACCACCTCTTCCAAACTGCTGGTCATACACTCGGATCGGTGGCGTACCTCGACGCGGGATACTACAAGGTCACCGACACTGTTCATATCCCAGGAGGGGTTCGAGTTGTGGGAGAAGCTATGGCGGCGGTCATCCTCGGTGCGGGTCCCAAGTTCTCGGATATCAACAACCCGCAACCTGTGCTTCAGATTGGAAATATGGGAGAGGCCGGCTACGTGGAGGTCAGCGACATCATTGTCTCTACCCAGGGAGGAACAGCAGGTGCCGTCTTGATCCAATACAACCTCAATTCTCCCGCCGGTTCCAGCTCTACCCTCGCCGAAATGCCCCCTTCTGGTCTGTGGGACGTCCACACACGTATCGGTGGTTTTGCAGGATCTAACCTGCAACTGACTGACTGCCCCAAGACTCCCGGCGCCGTTGTCCACGCTGATGTGAATTGCATCGCAGCATGGTTGAGCTTCCACGTCACCAAGGGGGCTGGCAATCTCTACATGGAGAACAACTGGTTCTGGGTTGCCGACCACGACATCGAGGACTTCAACAACACCCAAATCAGCATCTTTGCTGGACGTGGTGTCTTGATTGAAGGCGAACGTGTCTGGCTTGTAGGCACCGCCAGTGAACATCACACTCTCTACCAGTACCAGTTGCTCAATGCGACCGACGTCTTCATGGGTCAAGCACAGACTGAGACGCCTTACTACCAGCCCAACCCTCCTGCTCCGTTGCCTTTCACCAGGATCGACACCACTCTGGGAGATCCCGATTTCCATACCGACTGTCAAAGCGTCCAGTACGGTGCCAACACAACGATCAATTCCGATGGCTCTCTCACCCTAGGAGGCAACCCAAAATGTGAAATGGCATGGGGTCTCCGCATCCTTGGTTCACAAAACGTGGTTGTCTTCGGCGCCGGTCTTTACAGCTTCTTCAACAACTACAACGTCGACTGCAGCACTCTTCGCTCCGGTGAAAACTGCCAGGCAAGAATCTTCTGGGCTGGACCCCTCAACCTCGGCTCTGGCTTTAGCACCAGCGTTCCTCCCAGAGAAGCTGAGAGCGGAAAAACAGGAAAGTTCGTGATGAGCAGCAAGCCGCCATCCCATCGGAACAAGACCAGCGGGTCTAGTGGAAATGCCGCGGACCCTTGGGTCCAGATCTACAACTTGAACACGGTCGGTAGTGTCAGTATGATAACGAGAGACGGCAAGGATTTGGCCGGTTGGAACCAGAATTTGGCGACGTTTGCGAACACTCTTGCCTTGTTTCACTACTAG
- a CDS encoding dihydrofolate reductase codes for MFRVLIRTPARSFRILCTEPISRSISTSTVSRFPPSIKMADSAQPTPVQSSASTPAPSDISNANVPAQQKQQKQQNNKKQNRPPHPNAANAKPKPVKREVRILMLHGYTQSGPLFRAKTRALEKLLIKALSPLNLVPTLIYPTAPNRLSVSDIPGYEPSTSDSGPGGDKELSDSWAWFRREEATWNYKLINEGFERLAETMRGVNLEGREVVDGLVTDSKVDGEGKEAEERKEMKGVVRSEVIDGVIGFSQGAAMAAMLTAAMEHLAPGQPRPVLTPDHEGWVKQIREANKGQPLKFCVSYSGFFALPPELGWLWEPKVKTPTLHVLGSLDTVVEESRSRRLIEACEDPVVVVHPGGHYVPVNKEWVAPLVGFIRTCLEKHQQKTEEEGEKKKVEESV; via the exons ATGTTCCGCGTCCTCATTCGCACTCCCGCCAGATCATTTCGGATTCTGTGCACCGAGCCAATTTCTCGATCAATTTCGACCAGCACCGTATCCCGATTTCCACCTAGCATTAAAATGGCCGACAGCGCGCAACCAACACCCGTCCAGTCATCGGCATCGACGCCGGCGCCCAGCGACATTTCCAATGCCAATGTGCCCGCCCAACAaaagcagcagaagcagcaaaaCAACAAGAAGCAGAACAGACCTCCCCATCCCAATGCCGCCAATGCCAAACCGAAGCCGGTCAAGAGGGAGGTGAGGATATTGATGCTTCATG GCTACACCCAATCCGGCCCCCTCTTCCGCGCCAAAACCCGCGCTCTGGAAAAACTCCTCATCAAGGCCCTCTCCCCCTTAAACCTCGTGCCAACCCTTATCTACCCCACCGCCCCCAACCGCCTTTCCGTCTCCGACATCCCGGGTTACGAACCGTCCACATCCGACTCCGGCCCGGGCGGAGATAAGGAATTGTCAGATAGTTGGGCATGGTTCAGGCGGGAGGAAGCCACCTGGAACTACAAGTTGATCAACGAGGGATTTGAGCGGTTGGCAGAGACGATGAGGGGTGTGAATctggaagggagggaggtggtTGATGGGCTTGTGACTGACAGCAAAGTGGACGGGGAGGGTAAAGAGgcggaggaaaggaaagaaatgaaAGGGGTGGTCAGGTCAGAAGTGATTGATGGTGTCATTGGGTTCAGTCAGGGCGCAGCGATGGCTGCCATGTTGACGGCTGCTATGGAACATCTGGCGCCAGGCCAGCCGCGGCCGGTCCTGACGCCCGACCATGAGGGGTGGGTGAAGCAGATCCGGGAGGCGAATAAAGGACAGCCGCTCAAGTTCTGCGTGAGCTACAGTGGCTTCTTTGCGCTGCCGCCCGAGTTGGGGTGGTTGTGGGAGCCCAAGGTCAAGACGCCGACGTTGCATGTATTGGGTAGCTTGGAtacggtggtggaggagagtaGGTCGCGGAGGCTGATTGAGGCTTGTGAGGacccggtggtggtggtgcaccCGGGAGGACATTATGTGCCGGTGAACAAGGAGTGGGTGGCGCCGTTGGTGGGGTTCATTAGGACGTGTTTGGAGAAACATCAGcagaagacggaggaggagggtgagaagaagaaggtggaggaaAGCGTTTGA